From the Desulfohalovibrio reitneri genome, one window contains:
- a CDS encoding DegT/DnrJ/EryC1/StrS family aminotransferase, whose product MAVPFNDLAAQLAPQRAEINAALARVLDSGWFLGGRETEAFEREFADWSGLAGTVACASGTDALTLALEAVGVSPGEEVILPALTAPPCYHAVLAVGAIPAFCEVDPETLTITPKTVEAATSDRTRAVLAVHLYGSMADMRGLDALCREQGLYLIEDCAQAHGASRDGLRAGETGDAACFSFYPTKNLGALGDAGAICSQSADRLETLRLLRQYGEHPRYVSTRPGYNSRIDETQAAALRTRLPRLAADNAERRRLAGLYAEGLAGTPLTLPKVDEGHVAHLYAVRVPKREPLQRHLAEREIGTGVHYPVPGHRQPMFTLNRAPCEGALDLSFTETVVDELLSLPLYPGLADERVEEVCAAVREHYGV is encoded by the coding sequence ATGGCCGTCCCCTTCAACGACCTGGCCGCGCAACTCGCCCCCCAGCGGGCGGAAATCAACGCCGCCCTGGCGCGCGTGCTGGACTCCGGCTGGTTTTTGGGCGGCCGCGAGACCGAGGCCTTTGAGCGCGAGTTCGCCGACTGGTCCGGGCTGGCCGGAACCGTGGCCTGCGCCTCGGGCACCGACGCCCTGACCCTGGCCCTGGAGGCCGTGGGCGTCTCGCCCGGGGAAGAGGTCATCCTGCCCGCCCTGACAGCCCCGCCCTGCTACCACGCCGTGCTGGCCGTGGGAGCCATCCCCGCCTTCTGCGAGGTGGATCCCGAGACCCTGACAATCACTCCGAAGACGGTGGAAGCGGCCACGAGCGACCGCACCCGCGCGGTGCTGGCCGTTCACCTCTACGGCTCCATGGCCGACATGCGCGGCCTGGACGCCCTCTGCCGGGAGCAGGGGCTCTATCTCATCGAGGATTGCGCCCAGGCCCATGGGGCAAGCCGCGACGGTCTGCGAGCCGGGGAAACGGGCGACGCGGCCTGTTTCAGCTTCTATCCCACCAAGAACCTGGGAGCCCTGGGCGACGCCGGGGCGATCTGCTCGCAGTCCGCCGACAGGCTGGAGACGCTGCGCCTGTTGCGGCAGTACGGCGAGCACCCCCGCTACGTCTCCACCCGGCCGGGCTACAACTCCCGCATTGACGAGACCCAGGCCGCCGCGCTGCGCACCCGCCTGCCGCGCCTAGCCGCGGACAACGCCGAACGCCGCCGCCTGGCGGGACTCTACGCCGAAGGGCTTGCCGGCACCCCGCTGACCCTGCCCAAAGTGGACGAGGGGCACGTGGCCCATCTCTACGCCGTGCGAGTTCCCAAGAGGGAGCCCCTGCAGCGCCACCTGGCCGAGCGGGAGATCGGCACGGGCGTCCACTACCCCGTGCCCGGCCACCGCCAGCCCATGTTCACCCTCAACCGGGCGCCGTGCGAAGGCGCCCTGGACCTCTCCTTCACCGAGACGGTCGTGGACGAACTGCTCTCCCTCCCCCTCTACCCGGGGCTGGCGGACGAGCGGGTCGAGGAAGTCTGCGCCGCGGTGCGGGAGCACTACGGAGTCTGA
- the rpsF gene encoding 30S ribosomal protein S6 has protein sequence MRQYETLLLLSPELNSDDRKGILDNLTGILSREDGSLLVADEWGMRDLAYAVRKQTRGYYIRLEYAAAGDTVTELERNIRITDGVLKFMTVKLADTFVPQEA, from the coding sequence ATGCGTCAGTACGAAACCCTTCTCTTGCTCAGTCCGGAACTGAACTCGGACGACCGCAAGGGCATTCTGGACAACCTGACCGGGATCCTTTCCCGCGAGGACGGCAGCCTGCTGGTGGCCGACGAGTGGGGCATGCGCGATCTGGCCTACGCCGTGCGCAAGCAGACCCGAGGCTACTACATCCGGCTGGAATACGCCGCCGCCGGCGACACCGTGACCGAGTTGGAACGCAACATCCGCATCACCGATGGCGTCCTCAAGTTCATGACCGTCAAGCTGGCCGATACGTTCGTGCCCCAGGAGGCTTAG
- the dnaB gene encoding replicative DNA helicase: protein MSPKPSSPNSGSFQGLGSQPGEASGASSDLLRKVPPHNLEAEQGVLGGVFHKNSIFSQVLEVINEDDFYSPAHRLIFRALKELDRKGVAMDLVTASAELERMESLDQAGGKPYLAELVSSIVSAAHAVHYAALVRDTSSQRQLIEAGLKIVSESFEKRVDIDALIDESEQTIFSIAEKRSSEIIASSRDIVTSVFEDLTARSERTELITGVDTGYTKLNEYTAGFQKSDLVIIAARPSMGKTAFALNLALNAARSVDEVPTLLFSLEMSKEQLVSRLLCIQGRVDLSHMRRGHLGDDDWSRLYDAAEIVSPAPIYIDDTPALSVLELRARCRRMKKEKGLGMVIVDYLQLMRASRRIDSREQEISDISRNLKALAKELDIPVIALSQLNRKVEERSNRKPMLSDLRESGAIEQDADMIMFIYRDEVYNKESPKKGIAEIIIGKQRNGPVGELELHFHGPSTSFGDLSLIPEPSEFMPTGG from the coding sequence CTGAGCCCGAAACCGAGCAGCCCGAATAGCGGTTCCTTTCAGGGACTTGGTTCCCAGCCGGGGGAGGCCTCCGGGGCCTCCTCCGATCTGCTGCGCAAAGTCCCCCCCCATAACCTCGAAGCCGAGCAAGGGGTTCTGGGGGGGGTTTTCCATAAAAACTCCATCTTTTCCCAGGTCCTCGAGGTCATCAACGAGGACGACTTCTACTCCCCCGCCCATCGACTGATCTTCCGCGCGCTCAAGGAGCTTGACCGCAAGGGCGTGGCCATGGACCTGGTCACGGCCTCGGCCGAACTGGAGCGCATGGAGTCGCTGGACCAGGCCGGGGGAAAGCCGTACCTGGCCGAACTGGTCTCCTCCATTGTCAGCGCGGCCCACGCGGTGCACTACGCCGCCCTAGTCCGCGACACCTCCTCCCAGCGCCAGCTCATCGAGGCCGGTCTGAAGATCGTCTCGGAGAGCTTCGAGAAGCGGGTGGACATCGACGCCCTAATCGACGAGAGCGAACAGACCATCTTCTCCATCGCGGAGAAACGCTCCTCCGAGATCATCGCCTCGTCGCGGGACATCGTCACTTCGGTTTTCGAGGACCTTACCGCCCGCTCCGAACGCACCGAACTCATCACCGGCGTGGACACCGGCTACACCAAGCTCAACGAGTACACCGCCGGCTTCCAGAAGTCAGACCTGGTCATCATCGCCGCCCGCCCGTCCATGGGCAAGACGGCCTTCGCCCTGAATCTGGCCCTCAACGCCGCCCGCAGCGTGGACGAGGTCCCCACGCTCCTCTTCTCCCTGGAAATGAGCAAGGAACAGCTCGTTTCCCGCCTGCTCTGCATCCAGGGCCGGGTGGACCTCTCCCACATGCGTCGGGGGCACCTTGGCGACGACGACTGGTCCAGGCTGTACGACGCGGCCGAAATCGTCTCCCCCGCGCCCATTTACATCGACGACACCCCTGCCCTGTCCGTGCTGGAGCTGCGAGCTCGCTGCCGCCGCATGAAGAAGGAGAAGGGATTGGGGATGGTCATCGTGGACTACCTGCAACTTATGCGCGCCTCCCGCCGCATCGACTCCCGCGAGCAGGAGATTTCCGACATTTCCCGCAACCTCAAGGCCCTGGCCAAGGAACTGGACATCCCGGTCATCGCCCTCTCGCAGCTCAACCGCAAGGTGGAGGAGCGCTCCAACCGCAAGCCCATGCTTTCCGACCTGCGCGAGTCGGGCGCCATTGAGCAGGACGCGGACATGATCATGTTCATCTACCGCGACGAGGTGTACAATAAGGAGTCGCCAAAAAAGGGCATCGCCGAAATCATCATCGGCAAGCAGCGCAACGGCCCCGTGGGCGAGCTGGAGCTGCATTTCCACGGGCCGAGCACCAGCTTCGGCGACCTGTCCCTCATTCCCGAGCCGTCGGAATTCATGCCCACCGGCGGCTGA
- a CDS encoding TlyA family RNA methyltransferase, with protein sequence MAARKRADQLAFEQGLAESRERAKRLIMAGRVFLLGDGRRERVDKPGQQLPPDAVLEIEAPCPYVSRGAEKLLTAIEAFHLDVTGLVCLDAGASTGGFTDCLLQHGAARVYAVDVGRDQLHEKLLADERVVSMEGINLRLAPPDLLPGPVDLIAADLSFISLTRVLPALLPMLRPEGRMVVLIKPQFELERSEVGKGVVRDEALRQKAVDKVLAFARDELGLTSEGVVPSSITGPKGNQEFVCLLRRT encoded by the coding sequence ATGGCCGCCAGAAAGCGGGCGGACCAGCTGGCCTTTGAACAGGGGCTGGCCGAAAGCAGGGAACGCGCCAAACGGCTGATCATGGCCGGGCGCGTTTTTCTGCTGGGCGACGGACGGCGGGAGCGGGTGGATAAGCCCGGCCAGCAGCTCCCCCCCGACGCGGTTCTGGAAATTGAAGCCCCCTGCCCCTATGTCTCGCGCGGGGCGGAGAAACTTCTCACAGCCATCGAGGCGTTTCACCTGGATGTAACGGGACTGGTCTGCCTGGACGCCGGGGCTTCCACCGGCGGCTTCACCGACTGCCTGCTGCAGCACGGAGCGGCCAGGGTCTACGCCGTGGACGTGGGGCGTGACCAGCTGCACGAAAAGCTGCTGGCGGACGAACGCGTGGTGAGCATGGAGGGAATCAACCTGCGGCTGGCCCCGCCGGATTTGCTGCCCGGGCCAGTGGACCTCATCGCCGCCGACTTGTCCTTCATCTCCCTGACACGGGTCCTGCCCGCCCTGCTGCCCATGCTCCGGCCGGAGGGCCGCATGGTTGTCCTCATCAAGCCCCAGTTCGAACTGGAGCGGAGCGAAGTGGGCAAGGGCGTGGTGCGGGACGAAGCCCTTCGGCAAAAGGCGGTGGACAAGGTGCTGGCTTTCGCACGGGACGAGCTGGGCCTGACGTCCGAAGGGGTTGTTCCCTCCAGCATCACCGGCCCCAAGGGCAACCAGGAATTCGTCTGCCTGTTGCGCAGGACGTAG
- a CDS encoding enoyl-ACP reductase FabI, producing the protein MLLDGKKALIFGVANERSIAYGIAKQFKENGARLGFSYASEAIKKRIDPISEELGGEFTLQCDVTDDASLEQAAASVKEHWGEFDILVHSIAFANRDDLQGRFIDTSRDGFKLAMDVSAYSLVAMCRTFEPLLAADSSVLTMTYYGSDKVVANYNVMGVAKAALESSLRYLAVDLGEKGVRINAISAGPIKTLAASGISGFRSILKTIEERAPMKRNVTTEDVGKTAVYLASDLSSGVTGEVVFVDSGYNILGM; encoded by the coding sequence ATGCTGCTGGACGGAAAGAAGGCCCTCATCTTCGGCGTGGCCAACGAGCGCTCCATCGCCTACGGCATCGCCAAGCAGTTCAAGGAGAACGGCGCGCGGCTGGGCTTCAGCTACGCCTCGGAAGCCATCAAAAAGCGCATCGACCCCATTTCCGAAGAGCTTGGCGGCGAGTTCACCCTGCAGTGCGACGTCACCGACGACGCCAGCCTGGAACAGGCCGCGGCCTCGGTGAAGGAACATTGGGGCGAGTTCGACATCCTGGTCCACTCCATCGCCTTCGCCAACCGCGACGACCTGCAAGGCCGCTTCATCGACACCTCCCGCGACGGCTTCAAGCTGGCCATGGACGTCTCAGCCTACTCCCTGGTGGCCATGTGCCGCACCTTCGAGCCCCTGCTGGCGGCAGACTCCTCGGTGCTGACCATGACCTACTACGGCTCCGACAAGGTGGTGGCCAACTACAACGTCATGGGCGTGGCCAAGGCCGCCCTGGAGTCCAGCCTGCGCTACCTGGCGGTGGACCTGGGCGAGAAGGGCGTGCGCATCAACGCCATCAGCGCCGGCCCCATCAAGACCCTGGCCGCCAGCGGCATCTCCGGCTTCCGCTCCATCCTCAAGACCATTGAGGAACGCGCCCCCATGAAGCGCAACGTGACCACCGAGGACGTGGGCAAGACCGCGGTCTACCTGGCCTCCGACCTCTCCTCCGGCGTCACCGGCGAGGTGGTCTTCGTGGACTCGGGCTACAACATCCTGGGCATGTAG
- the thrC gene encoding threonine synthase, translating to MAPPDQFPTRRGSMEYVCLGCGGRFDTTELHYTCPECSGVFLLEDTEFDALRDTPGKAWRELFDARAMTKNPALRGIFRFYELMAPVMEERDIVYLGEGQTPIIESSPALSAKLGGQRLAFKNDGQNPSASFKDRGMACAFSFLGHLMRARKMDELLAVCASTGDTSAAAALYAAYVGSGITSVVILPEGKVTPQQLAQPLGSGATVLEVPGVFDDCMKVVEHLADNYDVALLNSKNAWRILGQESYAFETAQWFDWDLSGKCIFVPIGNAGNITAIMSGLLKMYELGILTGLPRVFGVQSHHADPVYRYYRQEPPERIYQPVNVSASVAQAAMIGDPVSFPRVAHFADKLEKAAGPGAFQVVQVEEQAIIEGMLLANRHGHISCTQGGECLAGLLAAREQGLIDPDELAVLDATAHMLKFIGFQEMYFNDSFPPEYGIQPKAELVNRPEPVIDAAELQRLDRAAYARQAAENVVAKLGLKAKG from the coding sequence ATGGCTCCCCCCGACCAGTTTCCCACCCGACGCGGCAGCATGGAATACGTCTGCCTGGGCTGCGGCGGCCGTTTCGACACCACCGAACTGCACTACACCTGCCCAGAATGTTCCGGCGTCTTTCTGCTGGAGGACACGGAGTTCGACGCTTTGCGCGACACGCCGGGCAAAGCCTGGCGGGAGTTGTTCGACGCCCGGGCCATGACCAAGAACCCCGCCCTTCGCGGCATCTTCCGCTTCTACGAACTCATGGCCCCGGTCATGGAGGAGCGGGACATCGTTTATCTGGGCGAGGGACAGACCCCCATCATCGAGTCCTCTCCCGCCCTGTCCGCCAAGCTGGGCGGCCAGCGGCTGGCCTTCAAGAACGACGGCCAGAACCCCTCCGCCTCCTTCAAGGACCGGGGCATGGCCTGCGCCTTCTCCTTTCTGGGTCACCTCATGCGGGCGCGGAAGATGGACGAGCTGCTGGCGGTCTGCGCCTCCACCGGCGACACCTCGGCCGCGGCCGCGCTGTACGCCGCCTACGTGGGCTCGGGCATCACCTCCGTTGTCATCCTGCCCGAAGGCAAGGTCACACCGCAGCAGCTGGCCCAGCCGCTGGGCTCAGGGGCCACGGTGCTGGAAGTCCCCGGGGTGTTCGACGACTGCATGAAGGTTGTGGAGCACTTGGCGGACAACTACGACGTGGCCCTGCTCAACTCCAAGAACGCCTGGCGCATCCTTGGCCAGGAATCCTACGCCTTCGAGACCGCCCAGTGGTTCGACTGGGACCTCTCCGGCAAATGCATCTTCGTGCCCATCGGCAACGCGGGCAACATCACGGCCATCATGTCCGGCCTGCTGAAAATGTACGAACTGGGCATCCTCACCGGCCTGCCCCGCGTTTTCGGGGTGCAGTCGCACCACGCCGACCCGGTCTACCGCTATTACCGCCAGGAGCCGCCCGAGCGGATCTACCAGCCGGTGAACGTCTCCGCCTCGGTGGCCCAGGCGGCCATGATCGGCGACCCCGTCTCCTTTCCTCGCGTGGCCCACTTCGCGGACAAGCTGGAAAAGGCCGCCGGACCGGGGGCCTTCCAGGTTGTGCAGGTGGAGGAGCAGGCCATCATCGAAGGCATGCTTCTGGCCAACCGCCACGGCCACATCTCCTGCACACAGGGCGGCGAATGTCTGGCCGGGCTGCTGGCCGCCCGCGAGCAGGGTCTCATCGACCCCGACGAGCTGGCCGTGCTGGACGCCACCGCCCACATGCTCAAGTTCATCGGCTTCCAGGAAATGTACTTCAACGACTCCTTCCCACCCGAGTATGGCATTCAGCCCAAGGCGGAACTGGTCAACCGCCCCGAGCCCGTCATCGACGCCGCCGAGTTGCAGCGTTTGGACCGCGCCGCCTACGCCCGCCAGGCCGCCGAGAACGTGGTGGCCAAACTGGGGCTCAAGGCCAAGGGGTAG
- a CDS encoding phosphoribosylaminoimidazolesuccinocarboxamide synthase, whose amino-acid sequence MNIVSRTDIPGIPLVSRGKVRDIYELPDDELLIVTTDRVSAFDVILPDPIPYKGAVLNQITLFWMDRFRDLVHNHVRLRDVEEYPDYLQPYAEDLRGRSVIVKKAKPLPVECIIRGYITGSGWKDYQRTGKVSGHDLPQGLVESQELPEPLFTPSTKAEAGEHDENITVEEAGKLMGGDVLGEVEKLSLDIYKKARNYARNCGIIIADTKFEFGVAGGELLWIDEALTPDSSRFWDLADYQPGRGQKSYDKQILRDYLEEIGFDKTPPGPPLPAELIDRMSRTYMQIYELLTGSKLAT is encoded by the coding sequence ATGAACATCGTCAGCCGCACAGACATTCCCGGCATCCCCCTGGTCTCCCGGGGCAAGGTCCGCGACATCTACGAGCTGCCCGACGACGAGCTGCTCATCGTGACCACGGACCGGGTCTCCGCCTTCGACGTCATCCTGCCCGATCCCATCCCCTACAAGGGCGCGGTGCTCAACCAGATCACCCTGTTCTGGATGGACCGCTTCCGCGACCTGGTGCACAACCACGTGCGCCTGCGCGACGTGGAGGAATACCCGGACTACCTGCAACCCTACGCCGAGGACCTGCGCGGCCGATCGGTCATCGTCAAGAAGGCCAAGCCCCTGCCCGTGGAGTGCATCATTCGCGGCTACATCACCGGCTCCGGCTGGAAGGACTACCAGCGCACCGGCAAGGTCTCCGGCCACGACCTGCCGCAAGGGCTGGTGGAATCCCAGGAGCTGCCCGAGCCCCTCTTCACTCCCTCCACCAAGGCGGAGGCGGGGGAACACGATGAGAACATCACCGTGGAGGAGGCCGGAAAGCTCATGGGCGGCGATGTCCTGGGCGAGGTGGAAAAGCTCTCCCTGGACATTTACAAGAAGGCCCGCAACTACGCCCGCAACTGCGGCATCATCATCGCCGACACCAAGTTCGAATTCGGCGTGGCCGGGGGCGAACTGCTGTGGATCGACGAGGCCCTGACCCCGGACTCCTCCCGCTTCTGGGATCTGGCCGACTACCAGCCCGGCAGGGGGCAGAAGAGCTACGACAAGCAGATCCTGCGCGACTACCTGGAGGAGATCGGCTTCGACAAGACCCCTCCGGGACCGCCCCTTCCCGCCGAGCTCATCGACCGCATGAGCCGCACCTACATGCAAATCTATGAGCTGCTGACCGGCTCCAAGCTCGCAACCTAG
- a CDS encoding DUF456 domain-containing protein, giving the protein MAELWAGLFIFLLFLTLLLHPFSLPGNWLLLAFMLVWKWFHPEMSQGWGFFLLLGGLAAVGEVIQFLTQAVGVKRYGGSRRGNWWSIFGSIIGAVLGAPIGFGLGAIPGAFLGAYAGGLAAERTLNRPWKEAHRSAMGALFGNVLGIVAKFGIGVFMFWLSVPAVWPG; this is encoded by the coding sequence ATGGCCGAACTCTGGGCCGGACTGTTCATCTTCCTGCTTTTCTTGACGCTTCTCCTGCATCCGTTCTCCTTGCCGGGCAACTGGCTCCTGCTGGCCTTCATGCTGGTCTGGAAGTGGTTCCATCCGGAAATGTCGCAAGGGTGGGGCTTCTTTCTGCTCCTGGGCGGACTGGCAGCAGTGGGCGAAGTCATCCAGTTCCTGACCCAGGCCGTCGGGGTCAAACGTTACGGCGGCTCCAGGCGGGGCAACTGGTGGTCCATCTTCGGCTCCATTATCGGGGCGGTGCTGGGCGCGCCCATCGGCTTCGGCCTGGGGGCCATTCCGGGTGCCTTCCTGGGGGCCTACGCGGGCGGTCTGGCAGCCGAACGCACCCTGAACCGCCCCTGGAAGGAGGCACACCGTTCGGCCATGGGCGCGCTCTTCGGCAACGTGCTGGGCATCGTGGCCAAGTTCGGCATCGGGGTGTTCATGTTCTGGCTGTCTGTCCCGGCGGTCTGGCCCGGCTAG
- the rplI gene encoding 50S ribosomal protein L9, with translation MDIILRADVDTLGRVGDHVTVKDGYARNYLIPQGLAMRATRANTRAFEVERKKLEAKMEQIRQEAKSQAEKLDETEVEIRVRVGENDKLYGSVTSAMIGDALAEQGVDLDKRKIQLDSPIRALGEYEVPVKLHPEVSPTVTVKVLREGGSFEEEIASLEEAPVEAREPATPEPVEGEEAEVSSEPETEQPE, from the coding sequence ATGGACATCATTCTCCGCGCCGACGTGGACACCCTGGGACGCGTGGGCGACCACGTCACCGTCAAGGACGGCTACGCCCGCAACTACCTCATACCCCAGGGACTGGCCATGCGCGCCACCCGCGCCAACACCAGGGCGTTCGAGGTGGAGCGCAAGAAGCTCGAGGCCAAGATGGAGCAGATCCGTCAGGAGGCCAAGAGCCAAGCCGAAAAGCTCGACGAGACCGAGGTGGAAATCCGGGTGCGTGTCGGCGAGAACGACAAGCTCTACGGCTCCGTCACCTCCGCCATGATCGGCGACGCCTTGGCCGAGCAGGGGGTCGATCTGGACAAGCGCAAAATCCAGCTCGACTCCCCCATCCGCGCCCTGGGCGAATACGAGGTTCCGGTCAAGCTGCACCCCGAGGTCTCTCCCACCGTCACGGTCAAGGTCCTGCGCGAGGGCGGTTCCTTCGAGGAAGAGATCGCCTCCCTGGAAGAAGCCCCGGTGGAAGCCCGCGAGCCCGCCACTCCCGAGCCCGTGGAGGGCGAGGAAGCCGAGGTGTCCTCTGAGCCCGAAACCGAGCAGCCCGAATAG
- the rpsR gene encoding 30S ribosomal protein S18: MAFKKRFTPRKKFCRFCADKEIQLDYKRPDVLRDFITDRGKLIARRITGTCAKHQRKLTREVKRSRQMALLYYTTVHATHVRKRTI; this comes from the coding sequence ATGGCGTTCAAGAAGCGTTTCACCCCCCGCAAGAAGTTCTGCCGGTTCTGCGCCGACAAGGAAATCCAACTCGACTACAAGCGCCCCGACGTGCTGCGCGATTTCATCACCGATCGTGGCAAGCTCATCGCCCGCCGCATCACCGGCACCTGCGCCAAGCACCAGCGCAAGCTGACCCGCGAAGTCAAGCGCTCCCGGCAGATGGCCCTGCTGTATTACACCACTGTGCACGCCACCCACGTGCGCAAGCGGACCATCTAG
- a CDS encoding phenylacetate--CoA ligase family protein codes for MFLHAEEGLSRDEIRSLQTQRLRETVARAARSPFYGKVLDEAGISADDISSPNDIARLPLTTKQDLRECYPYGMLTVEVDELVRLHASSGTTGSPTAVLYTHKDLDTWASLMARCLHMAGVRPSDIFQNMSGYGLFTGGLGIHYGAEKLGCLTIPAGAGNSRRQVKLLRDFNVTCAHIIPSYALYFAEFLQAEGIDPASLPLRIALIGAEPHTEEIRRRIEDLFACKAYNSYGLSEMNGPGVAFECEEQCGMHLWEDAYIAEILNPETLEPVSEGEIGELVMTTLSRDGMPLIRYRTRDLTRFLPGECACGRVHRRLDRIAGRSDDMLIIKGVNIYPMQVEQVLMGMSEVGGNYLIELTRQGTREDFTVKVEITDDYFVEDMRALTGLQKRIASRLRDEILITPRVELVQRGHLPAGEGKAQRVRDLR; via the coding sequence GTGTTCTTGCACGCCGAGGAAGGCCTTTCCCGCGACGAAATCCGTAGCCTCCAGACACAGCGACTGCGCGAAACCGTGGCCCGGGCCGCCCGCTCCCCCTTCTACGGCAAGGTTCTGGACGAGGCCGGAATCTCGGCGGACGACATCTCCTCGCCCAACGACATCGCCCGTCTGCCCCTGACCACCAAGCAGGACCTGCGCGAGTGCTACCCCTACGGCATGCTTACCGTGGAAGTGGACGAGCTGGTCCGCCTGCACGCTTCATCCGGCACCACGGGCTCGCCCACGGCGGTCCTCTACACCCACAAGGACCTGGACACCTGGGCCTCGCTCATGGCCCGCTGCCTGCACATGGCCGGAGTCCGGCCTTCTGACATTTTCCAGAACATGAGCGGCTACGGCCTCTTCACCGGCGGCCTGGGCATCCACTACGGCGCGGAAAAGCTGGGCTGCCTGACCATTCCCGCCGGGGCGGGCAACTCCCGCCGCCAGGTCAAGCTGCTGCGCGACTTCAATGTCACCTGCGCCCACATCATCCCCTCCTACGCCCTGTACTTCGCCGAATTCCTCCAGGCCGAAGGCATCGATCCCGCCTCCCTGCCCCTGCGCATCGCCCTTATCGGCGCGGAGCCCCACACCGAGGAAATCCGCCGCCGCATCGAAGATCTTTTCGCCTGCAAGGCGTACAACTCCTACGGCCTCTCGGAAATGAACGGCCCCGGCGTGGCCTTCGAATGCGAGGAGCAATGCGGCATGCACCTCTGGGAAGACGCTTACATCGCCGAGATCCTCAACCCGGAGACCCTGGAACCCGTGTCCGAGGGGGAAATCGGAGAGCTGGTCATGACCACCCTCTCCCGTGATGGCATGCCCCTCATCCGCTACCGCACCCGCGACCTGACCCGCTTTCTGCCTGGCGAATGCGCCTGCGGCCGGGTCCACCGCCGCCTGGACCGCATCGCCGGCCGCTCCGACGACATGCTCATCATCAAGGGCGTGAACATTTACCCCATGCAGGTGGAGCAGGTGCTCATGGGCATGAGCGAAGTGGGCGGCAACTACCTCATCGAGCTGACCCGGCAGGGAACGCGGGAGGACTTCACCGTCAAGGTGGAGATCACCGACGACTATTTCGTGGAGGACATGCGCGCCCTGACCGGGCTGCAGAAACGCATCGCCTCCCGCCTGCGGGACGAGATTCTCATCACCCCCCGCGTGGAGCTGGTCCAGCGGGGACATCTGCCGGCCGGGGAAGGCAAGGCGCAGCGCGTCCGCGACCTGCGCTAA